Below is a window of Tistrella mobilis DNA.
CGGCAAACAGCGCCTCGCGCGCGGTGTCCTCGCCGGCAAGGGCGAGCGCCGCGGTCATGCGCAGCGAGAACTTCATCTCCAGCCCCGTGGTCGGGGCGGGGATGTTGCAGACCTTCAGATGGCCGGGGTCGACCCGGACCACGACGCGGCGCACCGCATCGGGGTGGATCCGCCCCAGGCTGTGCACCGCCTCGATCGCCGAATGGGTCAGGTAGCAGGCGGCGTGGTACTTGAAGAGCGTGTCGCGGATCATGAAGCCCGGCGCGGGGGCAAGCGCCGCCTCGGCGTTCAGCCCGTCGGACTGGGTGTCGCCGAAGCCCTGGGCCGCGCCCAGGATATCGGGATGGCTGGTGAAGCCGCGGGCAGCGAGACGGGCCGCGGTCAGCCCGTTCGCCGCGGCGCGGCCGGCATGGAGCGGCTTGCTCATGGTGCCGAACACCGCCTTCAGCCCGGCGGCCTGGGTGCCGGCGATGCCGAAGCCATGGGCGATGCGGTCCTCGTCCAGCCCCAGCAGCAGGGCCGAAGCCGCCATGGCCCCGAAGGTGCCGACCGTGCCGGTGGCATGCCAGCCGCGGGCATAATGCGACGGCCCCACCAGCAGGCCCACCCGGCAGGCAATCTCGAACCCGCCGACGATGGCACGGATGAGGGCGGCGCCGTCCCGGCCCTCTGCCAGCGCCAGCGCCCAGGCCGCCGGAATCACCGCCACACCCGGATGGCCCTGCATCGCCAGATGCACGTCGTCATAATCCAGCGCATGGGACATTGCACCGATCACCGTCACCGCCTGGGTCAGCGGCAGGGTCTCGGGCCGCCCGGGCAGCGGCAGACCGCCACCGCCGCCCTCCTCGCGGGCCGTCTCGACCAGGATGTCGACCAGCGGCTCGTGCCGGGCGGCCAGGGACACGCCGATCCAGTCGAGCAGGCAGTGCCGGGCCACCGTCATCGCCTCTTCGTCGATCGCCTTCGTGCCGAGCCCGGCAAGCAGGTGGGTAAACGCCCCGGTGATGCCGCCGGCACCGTCGATCGCGATCATCATCTCGTCTCCTCGACAGGGAATGGGATGGAACTCAGCCGCCATAGACCAGGGCCGGCAGCCAGAGCGACAGGGCGGGCACATAGGTGATCAGCGCCAGATAGGCCGCGAACAGGGCGATGAACGGCCAGATGCCGCGGATCACCTCGCCGATCGGCACCTTGGAAATGCTGGAGAGGACGTAGAGATTGAGCCCGACTGGCGGGGTGAGCAGCGCGATCTCCATGTTCACCACGATCACGATCGCGAAATGGATCGGGTCGATGCCCAGCGCCGCCACCACCGGCATCAGGATCGGCACCGCGATCAGGATGATCGAGGCCACCTCCAGGAACATGCCCAGCACCAGCAGCAGCAGGTTGATCGCCAGCAGGAACTGCCAGGCCGAAAGGTCGTTGCGGGTGACGAAATCCACCACCGCCGCCGGCACGCCGCTTTCGGTCACCCAATGGCCGAAGGCGAGCGCCATGGCGATGATCACCATGATGCTGGCGGCAGACCGGACCGCCTGGCCCATCACGGCGGGCGCCTGGGCAAGGGTGAAGCCGCGATAGACGGTCATGCCCACCAGCATCGCCACCAGCGCCGCCAGCACCGCCGCCTCGGTGACGGTGACGAAGCCGCCATAGATGCCGACCGCCACGATCACCGGCACCGCGAAGGCCGGCAGGGCCTTCAGATTGACCCGGACGAATTCCGCCCGGCTCATCCGCGGCTCGGGCGGGTATCCCTTGCGGCGGGCGGTCCAGATCACGAACAGGATCAGCATCAGCGCCTGAAGCAGGCCCGGCACCACGCCGGCCAGGAACAGACGCGGCACCGATTGCTCGGCGATGATCGCGAACAGGATCAGCGGCAGGCTGGGCGGGATCAGGATACCGAGCGTGCCGCCGGTGCCGATCAGCGCGGTGGAGAACGAGGCCGGATAGCCCCGCTGGATCATCGCCGGCACCAGGATCGTGCCCATGGCGAGCGCCGTCGCCACGCTCGATCCCGCAATCGCGGCGAAGATGGTGCAACCGGCCACCGCCACCACACCCAGGCCGCCGGGCAGGCGACCCATCCAGGCGGCGGAGACGTCGATCAGGGCGCGGGCGATGCCGCCGCGCTGCATGAACACCGCCGCCATGCCGAAAAAGGGCAGCGCCATCAGCAGCTCGGAATTCAGCTCGTCCAGCACCTTCTGGGCAAGCAGCAGC
It encodes the following:
- a CDS encoding TRAP transporter large permease, whose product is MSQALFGLFFVFLGAGMPIFVVLGLTAAVLLAADGSSLLLLAQKVLDELNSELLMALPFFGMAAVFMQRGGIARALIDVSAAWMGRLPGGLGVVAVAGCTIFAAIAGSSVATALAMGTILVPAMIQRGYPASFSTALIGTGGTLGILIPPSLPLILFAIIAEQSVPRLFLAGVVPGLLQALMLILFVIWTARRKGYPPEPRMSRAEFVRVNLKALPAFAVPVIVAVGIYGGFVTVTEAAVLAALVAMLVGMTVYRGFTLAQAPAVMGQAVRSAASIMVIIAMALAFGHWVTESGVPAAVVDFVTRNDLSAWQFLLAINLLLLVLGMFLEVASIILIAVPILMPVVAALGIDPIHFAIVIVVNMEIALLTPPVGLNLYVLSSISKVPIGEVIRGIWPFIALFAAYLALITYVPALSLWLPALVYGG
- a CDS encoding MmgE/PrpD family protein, encoding MMIAIDGAGGITGAFTHLLAGLGTKAIDEEAMTVARHCLLDWIGVSLAARHEPLVDILVETAREEGGGGGLPLPGRPETLPLTQAVTVIGAMSHALDYDDVHLAMQGHPGVAVIPAAWALALAEGRDGAALIRAIVGGFEIACRVGLLVGPSHYARGWHATGTVGTFGAMAASALLLGLDEDRIAHGFGIAGTQAAGLKAVFGTMSKPLHAGRAAANGLTAARLAARGFTSHPDILGAAQGFGDTQSDGLNAEAALAPAPGFMIRDTLFKYHAACYLTHSAIEAVHSLGRIHPDAVRRVVVRVDPGHLKVCNIPAPTTGLEMKFSLRMTAALALAGEDTAREALFADATAARPDLVRLRDAVTVEPRAAPSSTLSEVEVELADGAIRRAAFDVGVPAADLDRQWQRLSAKFLGLARPVLGEDRSREVLGRVQRLDARTDLAALAGLLAAS